A region of Longimicrobiaceae bacterium DNA encodes the following proteins:
- a CDS encoding DUF3667 domain-containing protein, with protein MSDISLTASAALEATAEPAVQAAAVPGACLNCATPLSGGFCSGCGQSARQERLTVAHVASDLVSQVLSLDGALLRTAVEMTTRPGGLIADYVTGKRRRYVSPLAYLFFGTAAWLLLSNLYEAQMVAWMRDTMAQSESGFSLIFSPRQAEFYRTTLFTLSRQFTYTSILMGVPFALTIRLLFRNSGINLAESFVFTLYAFGHAALLYAVASTVLIVGLHASVDVAMKASYAIYLAVCIHAAIGLFGSPVKSALKSAAALVAGYLGFSVVFALALLGYVALFVAP; from the coding sequence ATGTCCGACATCTCCCTCACCGCATCCGCCGCGCTGGAAGCGACCGCCGAGCCGGCCGTCCAGGCCGCCGCCGTGCCGGGCGCGTGCCTGAACTGCGCGACGCCGCTCTCCGGCGGGTTCTGCTCCGGCTGCGGCCAGAGCGCGCGGCAGGAAAGGCTCACCGTCGCGCACGTCGCGAGCGACCTCGTCTCGCAGGTGCTGTCGCTGGACGGCGCGCTGCTGCGCACGGCGGTGGAGATGACCACGCGCCCCGGCGGGCTGATCGCGGACTACGTGACGGGCAAGCGGCGCCGCTATGTGAGCCCCCTGGCGTACCTCTTCTTCGGCACGGCGGCGTGGCTGCTGCTGTCCAACCTGTACGAGGCGCAGATGGTGGCGTGGATGCGCGACACCATGGCGCAGTCCGAGTCCGGCTTCTCGCTCATCTTCTCGCCGCGCCAGGCGGAGTTCTACCGCACCACGCTCTTCACCCTGTCGCGCCAGTTCACGTACACGAGCATACTGATGGGCGTGCCGTTCGCGCTCACCATCCGGCTGCTCTTCCGCAACAGCGGCATCAACCTGGCCGAGAGCTTCGTCTTCACGCTGTACGCCTTTGGGCACGCGGCGCTGCTGTACGCCGTCGCATCCACCGTGCTGATCGTGGGCCTGCACGCCTCGGTGGACGTGGCGATGAAGGCCAGCTACGCCATCTACCTCGCCGTCTGCATCCACGCCGCGATCGGGCTGTTCGGGTCGCCCGTGAAGTCGGCGCTCAAGTCCGCCGCCGCGCTCGTCGCGGGCTACCTGGGCTTCAGCGTCGTGTTCGCGCTGGCGCTCCTGGGCTACGTCGCCCTCTTCGTCGCGCCCTGA
- a CDS encoding YihY/virulence factor BrkB family protein: protein MASWWKEGFGLLKDSVTDFLDDDCPQQAAAISYYTVFSLPPLLILILAVVGAVMDPQDVQGALERQISSLIGSGGAEEVRTIIAHADRPGSGRSIASVFGVLALVFGATGAFGQLQAALNRAWEVKPDPKQGGLKNFVVKRLFSFGLILGIAFLLLVSLALSAALTALGNALGGMVPGGLSATLLEALNMAISFVVISSLFAAMFKILPDAKIALRDVWVGAIATTVLFLAGKLVLGLYLGNSDPGSAFGSAGSLALILVWIYYSSMILLFGAEFTQSWATRRGRGIEPEQGAVRVKEEEKEIRGPEAQASG from the coding sequence ATGGCGAGCTGGTGGAAGGAAGGCTTCGGGCTGCTGAAGGACAGCGTGACGGACTTCCTGGACGACGATTGCCCGCAGCAGGCGGCGGCCATCTCGTACTACACGGTGTTCTCGCTGCCGCCGCTGCTTATCCTCATCCTGGCGGTCGTGGGCGCGGTGATGGACCCGCAGGACGTGCAAGGCGCGCTGGAGCGGCAGATCTCGTCGCTCATCGGCAGCGGGGGGGCGGAGGAGGTGCGCACCATCATCGCCCATGCGGACCGGCCGGGGAGCGGACGTTCCATCGCTTCGGTCTTCGGCGTGCTGGCGCTGGTCTTCGGGGCCACGGGCGCGTTCGGGCAGCTACAGGCGGCGCTGAACCGCGCATGGGAGGTGAAGCCGGACCCCAAGCAGGGTGGCCTCAAGAACTTCGTGGTGAAGCGGCTCTTCTCGTTCGGGCTGATCCTGGGAATCGCCTTCCTGCTCCTCGTCTCGCTCGCGCTGAGCGCCGCGCTCACCGCGCTGGGCAACGCCCTGGGCGGCATGGTGCCCGGCGGCCTGTCCGCCACGCTGCTGGAAGCGCTGAACATGGCGATCTCGTTCGTGGTGATCTCCAGCCTGTTCGCCGCGATGTTCAAGATCCTGCCGGACGCGAAGATCGCCCTGCGCGACGTGTGGGTGGGCGCCATCGCCACGACGGTGCTGTTCCTGGCGGGCAAGCTGGTGCTGGGCCTGTACCTGGGCAACAGCGACCCGGGCAGCGCGTTCGGCTCCGCGGGCTCGCTGGCGCTGATCCTGGTGTGGATCTACTACTCGTCGATGATCCTGCTCTTCGGCGCGGAGTTCACGCAGAGCTGGGCCACTCGCCGCGGCCGCGGCATCGAGCCCGAGCAAGGCGCCGTGCGCGTGAAGGAAGAGGAGAAGGAGATCCGCGGCCCGGAGGCGCAGGCGTCGGGGTGA
- a CDS encoding type IV toxin-antitoxin system AbiEi family antitoxin — translation MKAFPAATPLLQKALDLLARNLGPGIGVGARTPDRKPGLPVHVRTGSGRKEVAVRLVEPNSAESFATGANVVRVLARASQAVRQGMRERGESFVDLSGAVHLNLPGLLIDRSDLEPATRGTADAQPFADPFADRASMVPRLLLASPERVWGVRELASAVGTGLGSTSRVVRSLAARGLVRAEREGRSSRIRVDDPVRLFERWAAIYDWTRNRSQAFHAPIGSVDRFVRRLPDVFGETGWALTMHAGASRIAPHAVQDDDGRVHVYVDAANGRAMAELGRAAGWTPASDGRVVLMKPYYKTSAWFGVQEADGMPIVSTLQLALDLWQYPVRGREQAEHLLQAVLGWADG, via the coding sequence ATGAAAGCGTTTCCCGCAGCCACGCCACTCCTGCAGAAGGCCCTCGATCTCCTCGCCCGGAACCTGGGGCCCGGGATCGGCGTGGGCGCGCGCACGCCGGACAGGAAGCCGGGACTGCCGGTGCACGTTCGCACCGGGAGCGGGCGGAAGGAGGTGGCGGTGCGGCTGGTGGAGCCAAACTCGGCCGAGAGCTTCGCCACTGGCGCCAACGTGGTCCGTGTGCTCGCGAGGGCGTCGCAGGCGGTGCGGCAGGGGATGCGCGAGCGGGGGGAGAGTTTCGTAGACCTGTCCGGCGCCGTGCACTTGAACCTCCCGGGGCTGCTCATCGACCGGAGCGACCTGGAGCCGGCTACGCGCGGGACGGCCGATGCGCAGCCGTTCGCGGATCCGTTCGCCGACCGTGCGTCGATGGTGCCGCGGCTGCTGCTGGCATCGCCGGAGCGCGTGTGGGGCGTGCGCGAGCTGGCATCTGCCGTGGGGACGGGGCTGGGCTCCACCTCGCGCGTAGTCCGAAGCCTCGCGGCGCGCGGGCTCGTGCGGGCGGAGCGCGAAGGCCGGTCCTCGCGCATCCGCGTGGACGACCCGGTACGGCTGTTCGAGCGATGGGCGGCGATCTACGACTGGACGCGCAACCGGTCCCAGGCGTTCCACGCGCCCATCGGCAGCGTGGACCGCTTCGTCCGCCGACTGCCCGACGTGTTCGGCGAAACCGGGTGGGCGCTGACGATGCACGCCGGCGCTTCGCGCATCGCCCCCCACGCGGTGCAGGACGATGACGGGCGCGTTCACGTCTACGTCGATGCGGCGAACGGACGTGCGATGGCCGAGCTGGGCCGCGCAGCGGGATGGACACCGGCCTCGGACGGGCGCGTGGTGCTGATGAAGCCGTACTACAAGACGTCCGCGTGGTTCGGGGTGCAGGAGGCGGATGGAATGCCGATCGTCAGCACGCTGCAGCTGGCGCTGGACCTGTGGCAGTACCCGGTGCGCGGCCGCGAGCAGGCGGAGCATCTGCTGCAAGCCGTGCTGGGGTGGGCCGATGGATGA